The Chanos chanos chromosome 6, fChaCha1.1, whole genome shotgun sequence genome includes a region encoding these proteins:
- the dyrk1ab gene encoding dual-specificity tyrosine-(Y)-phosphorylation regulated kinase 1A, b: MAAPMPHSHQQYSDCHQQSTDQSVTVLPYSDQTQLLTASQRHMPQCFRDPALAPLRKLSIDLIKTYKHINEVYYAKKKRRHQQGQGEDSSHKKERKVFNDGYDDDNYDYIVKSGEKWMDRYEIDSLIGKGSFGQVVKAYDRAEQEWVAIKIIKNKKAFLNQAQIEVRLLELMNKHDTEMKYYIVHLKRHFMFRNHLCLVFEMLSYNLYDLLRNTNFRGVSLNLTRKFAQQLCTALLFLATPELSIIHCDLKPENILLCNPKRSAIKIVDFGSSCQLGQRIYQYIQSRFYRSPEVLLGMPYDLAIDMWSLGCILVEMHTGEPLFSGANEVDQMNKIVEVLGIPPNHIMDLAPKARKFFEKLSDGTWSVKKTKDGKRYKPPASRKLHVILGVEAGGPGGRRAGESGHAVADYLKFKDLILRMLDYDPKTRIQPYYALQHSFFKKTADEGTNTSSSVSTSPALEQSQSSGTTSSTSSSSGGSSGTSTSGRARSDPTHHHRHSGGHFGTAMPAIDCDNLCPQARQPYHPPVVWTGSVGPEPVTVETHPVQETTFHVPPQHPKALHPHHHHHHGQVIATRPRPRLYNSPTNSASTQDSMEVVHGHLSMTSLSSSASSSSTSSSSTGNQGNQAYQRRQVPANALDFGQNGSMNMGLGAFSNPRQETGMAGHPTYPIATNTGPGHFITEGHLGMRQGIDREESPMTGVCVQQSSMASS, from the exons ATGGCTGCTCCGATGCCTCATTCGCACCAGCAGTACAGTGACTGTCACCAGCAGAGTACAGATCAGTCTGTCACTGTACTGCCATACAGTGACCAGACGCAACTACTCACTGCCAGCCAG AGGCACATGCCCCAGTGCTTTCGTGACCCAGCTTTAGCTCCTTTAAGGAAGCTCTCTATTGACCTGATCAAAACCTACAAACACATCAATGAG GTATAttatgcaaaaaagaaaagacggCATCAACAGGGTCAGGGAGAAGACTCCAGCcataagaaagagaggaaagtcTTCAACGATGGCTATGACGATGACAACTATGACTACATTGTCAAAAGTGGGGAGAAATGGATGGACCGATATGAAATTGACTCTTTGATTGGCAAGGGGTCATTTGGTCAG GTTGTAAAAGCTTACGACCGTGCTGAGCAGGAGTGGGTAGCAATCAAGATTATCAAGAACAAGAAGGCTTTTCTGAATCAAGCTCAGATTGAAGTGCGGCTTCTTGAGCTCATGAACAAACATGACACGGAGATGAAATACTATATAG TTCATCTGAAGCGTCACTTCATGTTCCGGAATCACCTTTGCCTAGTATTTGAAATGTTGTCATACAACTTGTACGACCTGTTGCGGAATACAAACTTTAGAGGTGTCTCGTTGAACTTGACCAGGAAGTTTGCTCAGCAGTTGTGCACTGCGCTGCTGTTTCTCGCCACCCCAGAGCTCAGCATCATCCACTGTGACCTAAAACCAGAAAACATCCTGCTGTGTAACCCCAAAAGAAGCGCCATTAAAATAGTGGATTTTGGGAGTTCCTGCCAACTGGGACAAAGG ATATACCAGTATATCCAGAGTCGGTTCTATCGCTCTCCCGAGGTGCTGCTGGGAATGCCATATGATTTGGCCATAGACATGTGGTCACTGGGGTGTATTCTGGTTGAGATGCACACTGGAGAGCCTCTGTTCAGTGGAGCCAATGAG GTGgaccaaatgaataaaatagTTGAGGTTCTTGGTATCCCACCAAATCACATAATGGACTTAGCACCAAAAGCCAGGAAGTTTTTTGAGAAGTTGTCAGATGGGACGTGGAGTGTAAAGAAGACCAAAGATGGCAAAAGG TACAAACCTCCGGCTTCTCGTAAGCTCCACGTCATCCTTGGAGTGGAGGCTGGTGGGCCAGGCGGGCGTCGAGCGGGGGAATCTGGCCACGCAGTAGCCGATTACTTGAAGTTCAAGGACCTCATCCTCAGAATGCTGGACTATGACCCCAAGACGCGAATTCAGCCCTACTATGCCCTCCAGCACAGCTTCTTCAAGAAGACTGCAGATGAAGGAACCAATACAAGCAGCAGTGTGTCAACGAGTCCAGCACTTGAGCAGTCACAGTCCTCAGGGACCACGTCTAGTACATCCTCAAGCTCAG GAGGATCGTCCGGAACAAGTACCAGTGGCAGAGCAAGGTCCGACCCCACACATCACCACCGGCACAGTGGAGGGCACTTTGGCACAGCCATGCCAGCCATAGACTGTGACAACCTCTGTCCTCAG GCAAGACAGCCTTACCATCCCCCTGTAGTATGGACTGGCAGTGTTGGACCAGAACCTGTCACTGTAGAAACACATCCAGTCCAAGAGACTACCTTTCATGTGCCTCCCCAGCATCCCAAGGCATTGCACccccatcaccatcatcaccacgGACAGGTCATTGCGACACGCCCAAGGCCACGCCTCTACAACTCGCCCACCAACAGCGCCTCCACACAGGATTCCATGGAGGTGGTACATGGCCATCTGTCCATGACTTCCCTGTCTTCCTCTgcatcctcttcctccacaTCTTCCTCTTCCACGGGAAACCAAGGCAACCAGGCTTATCAGCGCCGCCAGGTCCCTGCCAATGCCCTGGACTTTGGCCAAAACGGAAGCATGAACATGGGTTTGGGTGCCTTCTCAAATCCCCGCCAAGAGACTGGCATGGCTGGACATCCTACTTACCCTATCGCCACGAACACGGGACCTGGTCACTTCATAACAGAGGGGCATCTGGGCATGAGACAAGGCATTGATAGGGAAGAGTCTCCAATGACTGGAGTCTGTGTTCAGCAGAGCTCAATGGCCAGTTCGTGA
- the map6b gene encoding microtubule-associated protein 6 homolog yields MAWPCITRACCINRFWSELDKADIAVPLVFTKYSDVAEVQHLHPQPKQVNVQKRTKPVTIETQPSHSVPDASAKVPHPTDAASTQDGSSASVMRQDFKAWKVRPEPSCKPKNEYHPSETPFINETQYQKDFKPWPIPKKGDHPWIPKPSPTTSSPKAQGKYSKLEDATTEVETGVEKCEIEDKVQEKVIKESKKKQVKKEKDTEKKAEDVSLEGTGRSVADAVNRQIKQEVTSLSSYRTEFKAYTGVKPVKPIKAQSQYKLPVEEKTSLETSYSATFKGEQTKSQTTDNRLMERRRIRSLYSEPSKESTKVEKPAASHSKPKKTTSHSKTVKKAKEKQIPGIQPVKKKTSVSNIESKPEGGVTKKSKEIMNRLAEGKD; encoded by the exons ATGGCATGGCCCTGCATTACGAGGGCTTGCTGCATTAACCGCTTCTGGAGTGAGTTAGACAAAGCAGATATCGCCGTGCCTTTAGTTTTCACTAAGTATTCGGATGTAGCCGAGGTGCAACATCTACATCCCCAACCTAAGCAAGTGAATGTGCAAAAAAGGACAAAGCCAGTCACCATAGAAACTCAACCTTCCCATAGTGTTCCGGATGCGTCGGCTAAAGTACCTCATCCAACCGATGCCGCATCGACTCAAGATGGGTCAAGTGCCTCAGTGATGCGCCAGGATTTCAAAGCGTGGAAAGTGCGTCCCGAACCTAGCTGCAAACCGAAGAACGAGTATCATCCATCTGAAACACCTTTCATCAACGAGACTCAGTATCAAAAGGACTTTAAACCGTGGCCCATACCGAAAAAGGGAGATCACCCTTGGATTCCAAAACCCAGCCCCACGACTTCTAGTCCGAAGGCTCAGGGCAAGTACTCAAAGCTAGAAGATGCAACAACTGAAGTTGAAACTGGTgttgaaaaatgtgaaattgaaGACAAAGTGCAAGAAAAAGTTATAAAGgagagcaaaaagaaacaagtaaagaaagagaaggatacCGAGAAGAAAGCGGAAGATGTTTCCTTGGAGGGTACAGGGAGGTCAGTGGCAGATGCAGTGAATAGGCAAATTAAGCAAGAAGTGACATCTTTGAGCTCTTATAG AACTGAATTCAAGGCTTACACTGGTGTTAAACCAGTTAAACCAATAAAAGCCCAAAGTCAGTATAAACTTCCGGTAGAGGAGAAGACAAGCCTGGAGACCAGCTACAGTGCCACCTTTAAGGGGGAGCAGACCAAGTCTCAGACCACAGATAACAGGCTGATGGAGCGCCGGAGGATACGGAGTCTATACAGTGAGCCAAGCAAAGAGTCCACTAAA GTGGAGAAACCAGCTGCTTCACACTCTAAACCAAAAAAGACAACAAGCCATagcaaaacagtgaaaaaggcTAAAGAGAAGCAAATTCCTGGCATCCAACCTGTTAAGAAGAAAACCTCAGTTAGCAACATTGAGTCCAAGCCAGAGGGGGGAGTCAccaagaaaagtaaagaaataatgAACAGACTCGCTGAGGGGAAGGATTAA
- the LOC115814845 gene encoding histone H4 transcription factor gives MAKRRDLSSIVVACEWNSCTYKGRSMEELSDHMSQHLKEHLGDGDTMEELDDYACLWKGCEFLAIGSPDELVAHAHFHIFHAKLKFIGTQLLQSHPELPSCTQDLHSNNLVPDLSGGFVCQWEHCDSTFNNPEWFYRHVDMHAHCTELQPLPDQKQALFCSWKGCDAFFKIKYRLREHLRSHTQERLVACPTCGCMFSSNTKFFDHIHRQAEPEESLVCEHCDKGFANERLLRDHVRQHVNHIKCPLCDMTCTSLATLKIHIKFRHCDERPFPCDFCESSFKNQHDLRKHMETHNEGAAYHCTVEGCGYSSRMAHTMSQHYKRVHEGTMVSRYKCHLCDKTFSWCYTLTLHLRKKHQLKWPSGHARFRYKEDEDGYLRLNMVRYETVEVTEEIMKNMAKKRTPRKVSGSNGQAKRPNAQAENAHGASPHSSSPSSSSSSSSCISELLDQADAAGPLTEDAAAPVYCVLNTVTEVGGDPEASQDAVRSNESSGAVRALTEVARSLGMDVL, from the exons ATGGCAAAACGAAGAGACTTGTCCAGTATAGTGGTGGCGTGTGAATGGAACTCTTGCACTTACAAGGGACGGAGCATGGAGGAACTCAGCGATCACATGTCCCAACACCTGAAGGAGCACTTGGGTGATGGAGATACCATGGAAGAACTTG ATGACTATGCCTGTCTGTGGAAGGGCTGCGAGTTCCTAGCCATCGGGAGTCCTGATGAGCTTGTCGCTCATGCccattttcacatatttcatGCCAAGCTCAAGTTCATTGGGACCCAGTTGCTGCAGTCACATCCAGAACTGCCCAGCTGCACTCAAGACCTTCACAGTAACAACCTGGTCCCAGATCTCTCTGGAGgctttgtgtgtcagtgggagCACTGTGAT AGTACATTCAACAACCCAGAGTGGTTCTATCGTCATGTGGATATGCATGCACACTGCACTGAATTGCAGCCACTCCCAGACCAAAAACAGGCCCTTTTCTGCAGCTGGAAAG GCTGTGATGCCTTTTTTAAGATAAAGTATCGGTTGCGTGAGCACCTACGTAGCCACACACAGGAGCGGTTAGTGGCTTGTCCTACCTGTGGGTGCATGTTCTCCAGTAACACCAAATTTTTTGACCACATCCACAGACAAGCAGAGCCAGAAG AGTCCCTGGTTTGTGAACATTGTGACAAAGGCTTTGCCAATGAGAGACTGTTGAGAGACCATGTTCGTCAGCACG tGAATCACATAAAATGTCCTTTGTGTGACATGACTTGCACTTCTCTTGCCACCCTGAAGATCCACATCAAATTCCGTCACTGTGATGAACGTCCGTTCCCATGCGACTTCTGCGAGAGCAG TTTTAAGAACCAGCATGATCTGCGGAAGCACATGGAAACTCATAATGAGGGAGCAGCTTATCACTGCACGGTGGAAGGGTGTGGGTACTCCTCCCGCATGGCTCACACGATGAGCCAACACTACAAGAGAGTACACGAG GGTACCATGGTATCGAGGTATAAATGTCACCTCTGTGACAAGACGTTCTCCTGGTGTTACACTCTCACACTTCACCTTCGCAAGAAACATCAGCTGAAATGGCCTTCTGGGCATGCACGTTTCAG ATATAAGGAAGATGAAGACGGCTACCTGCGGCTAAACATGGTGCGTTACGAGACAGTGGAGGTCACAGAAGAAATCATGAAAAACATGGCCAAAAAACGCACCCCTCGCAAGGTGTCGGGATCAAACGGCCAGGCCAAGCGGCCAAACGCGCAAGCAGAAAATGCTCACGGTGCTTCCCCCCACTCTTCCTCCccgtcttcctcctcctcctcttcctcctgcatCTCGGAGCTCCTGGATCAGGCCGACGCGGCCGGCCCTTTGACGGAGGACGCCGCTGCACCTGTGTACTGCGTGctgaacacagtgacagaggtgGGCGGAGATCCGGAGGCCAGCCAGGACGCCGTCAGGTCCAACGAGTCATCGGGGGCCGTCAGGGCTCTGACGGAGGTGGCCAGAAGCCTGGGCATGGATGTCCTGTGA
- the auts2b gene encoding autism susceptibility gene 2 protein homolog: protein MFSPAAAMPPPPLLTGGVLPGASSGGPYTEQDLLRQELNSRFLASQSMERGGPMPPPAYMRTEFHQHQHQHTHQHTHQHTFTPFPHSIPSSAIVPSPAAPPVRKPPRQFDKYPSKVDSFQRHSLLHPYPPMMQGISPMIPPAGTFSSLQGAFQPKHVQTEPHKLDFGLKPEFLSRSPGSGMMGVIHQPRDLPRPATIFSSAGSTQPPVSPFGPLLHPHNNLHTPTSHPAPNSQHGHKESKSVANIGGQQDPWNRLHQTPSSFPTPPVWSRANDTERVSSAADKGTEKKDSSTNRDGQERESKERKLMSPANSNGTPPNKQSTESSRGASPGQNKDRDKSRESKQGQDQPKPDGEIEDQKHKETQHDKRDKAVASDKQATDDKTACEQSLSPSLKSANLKHHVTESQNWEPAEKRSKLEYESRPKSGEVKVKEEKRDDQENTAGVTPSLKSSERPPQPPKTPIIHSHSPSTIPLPMGMPGTPLMSSLDRTRLVSPYMGMSPFPERLPYPPLHWDSMRNMYKGLDLPRRDPLPRELLLRADPLHRAMGPSPRLLESERSYRDRELLVYGRDPLLPPPGLEQERSMLEERQRLHLLREESERGRLLALHQAALQSHLPHPGLLTMAYSNPLTSRLDLPQPHHHSIPLSKTLPAACLSAPPPLFPALPTLPSSPRRTTPLTGSQDRTAPHHPHRDIEAR from the exons ATGTTTTCCCCTGCAGCAGCCATGCCTCCACCTCCCCTGCTAACAGGAGGAGTTCTGCCTGGTGCTTCCTCTGGGGGTCCCTACACAG AGCAAGACCTGTTACGTCAGGAACTGAACTCCAGGTTCCTGGCCTCCCAGAGTATGGAGCGTGGAGGACCAATGCCTCCACCAGCTTACATGCGCACTGAGTTCCATCAGCACCAGCATCAGCACACGCACCAGCACACGCACCAGCACACCTTTACACCCTTCCCACACTCCATTCCTTCGTCTGCCATCGTGCCCAGCCCAGCAGCCCCGCCGGTGCGTAAACCGCCCAGACAA TTTGACAAATACCCTAGCAAAGTAGACTCATTCCAGCGTCACAGT tTGCTCCACCCCTACCCTCCCATGATGCAAGGGATTTCTCCCATGATTCCTCCTGCTGGGACCTTTAGCTCTCTGCAGGGAGCGTTTCAGCCTAAG catGTGCAGACGGAGCCTCATAAGTTAGATTTTGGGCTGAAGCCAGAGTTCCTGAGTCGTTCTCCCGGTTCAGGCATGATGGGCGTTATACACCAGCCACGGGACTTACCTCGCCCTGCTACCATCTTCTCCAGTGCTG GTTCCACACAACCTCCTGTCTCTCCATTTGGACCTCTTCTCCACCCTCACAACAACCTCCACACTCCTACCTCTCATCCAG CTCCAAACTCTCAGCATGGACATAAAGAAAGTAAAAGTGTGGCTAACATTGGTGGGCAACAGGATCCCTGGAATCGTCTGCATCAGACCCCTTCCTCTTTCCCAACACCCCCTGTTTGGTCAAGAGCTAATGATACAGAAAGGGTTTCTTCAGCTGCAGACAAAGGGACAGAGAAGAAGGACTCCTCCACTAACAGAGATGGAcaggagag GGAATCAAAAGAGAGGAAACTTATGTCTCCTGCTAACTCCAACGGTACGCCACCTAATAAACAGTCAACAGAGTCCTCTCGAGGTGCCTCTCCAGGCCAGAATAAGGACAGAGACAAAAGCAGGGAGAGTAAACAAGGTCAGGACCAGCCAAAGCCAGATGGAGAAATAGAGGATCAAAAACACAAGGAGACCCAGCATGACAAGAGAGACAAAGCTGTGGCGTCTGACAAGCAAGCCACTGACGATAAGACCGCCTGCGAGCAATCTTTGTCCCCAAGCCTGAAGTCCGCAAACCTGAAGCACCACGTCACGGAAAGCCAGAACTGGGAACCTGCCGAGAAGAGAAGTAAATTGGAGTATGAGTCCCGTCCAAAAAGCGGCGAGGTGAAAgtaaaggaggagaagagagacgaCCAGGAGAACACGGCCGGGGTCACCCCGTCTCTGAAGTCCTCAGAGCGACCACCACAGCCGCCTAAAACACCCATCATCCACTCCCATTCCCCTTCAACCATTCCTCTTCCTATGGGAATGCCGGGAACGCCGCTCATGAGCAGCCTGGATAGGACTCGTCTTGTGTCTCCTTACATGGGGATGAGTCCATTCCCTGAAAGACTTCCCTATCCGCCCCTCCACTGGGACTCCATGAGAAATATGTACAAAGGTCTCGACCTCCCTCGCAGGGATCCCCTGCCAAGAGAACTGTTACTTAGGGCCGATCCGCTGCACCGCGCGATGGGTCCGTCTCCACGGCTGTTGGAGTCCGAGCGCTCCTACAGAGACAGGGAGCTCCTGGTCTACGGGAGGGATCCCCTGCTCCCTCCTCCGGGTTTAGAGCAAGAGAGGAGCATGTTGGAGGAGCGCCAGAGGTTGCAtctgctgagagaggagagcgagCGAGGTCGCCTGCTGGCCCTACACCAAGCTGCCCTTCAGTCCCACCTACCCCACCCAGGTCTACTGACCATGGCCTATTCCAACCCTCTCACCTCCCGACTGGACCTCCCACAACCCCATCACCACAGCATCCCCCTCAGCAAGACTCTGCCTGCAGCTTGCCTTAGTGCACCACCACCTTTGTTCCCTGCCCTGCCCACGTTACCCAGCTCGCCGAGAAGGACTACCCCTCTGACCGGCAGCCAGGACAGAACAGCCCCTCATCATCCTCACAGGGACATTGAAGCACGATga